From Rutidosis leptorrhynchoides isolate AG116_Rl617_1_P2 chromosome 3, CSIRO_AGI_Rlap_v1, whole genome shotgun sequence, a single genomic window includes:
- the LOC139896765 gene encoding polygalacturonase QRT3, with amino-acid sequence MRQLFFYKPINLLVTFIILNHFYIIFSSPTNRLTPDPTHDHDIHVRKLQQFKSSISKTKPVSSSRLYAVSSYGADPTGKTDSTDAILNAISDAVAEVREGMLMDGITNHGGVQISLEGGIYKISQPVKFPVAGVGNIVISGGTLIASNNFSSNGYLIDLSPTSSSSTNNNYNYEYITLRDIMLDCNYRGGGIRAANALRTSIDNCYITHFTTIGILVQGGHETYIRNSFLGQHITAGGDPYERNFSGTAISLAGNDNVVTDVVIFSAAIGIMVSGQANVITGVHCYNKATGFGGTGVYLKLPGLTQTRIVNSYFDYTGIVAEDPVQLHVSGCFFLGDAFIVLKSIRGVATGVNIVNNMFSGSNRGIDIVQLDQRNGGFNNIDQVVVNDNNVNGMNLKATIAKGITRGNGTLWIVDFNKILLFPKHIKFVQYTLMTNESNVFPNYVLRNITNNKVFIESNVAVDARVSVTVDQGLSKLS; translated from the exons atgaGACAACTTTTTTTCTACAAACCCATCAACCTACTTGTTACCTTCATTATTCTTAACCATTTTTACATAATATTTTCGTCTCCAACCAATCGGTTAACACCCGATCCGACCCATGATCACGACATTCATGTACGAAAACTTCAACAATTCAAGTCGTCCATTTCTAAAACAAAACCG GTGTCGAGTTCACGTTTATATGCCGTGAGCTCATATGGGGCGGATCCGACTGGGAAAACGGATAGCACGGACGCAATTTTAAATGCAATATCGGATGCGGTGGCGGAAGTACGTGAGGGGATGTTGATGGACGGGATCACAAACCACGGCGGTGTACAAATAAGTCTTGAAGGTGGGATTTATAAGATTAGCCAGCCGGTGAAGTTTCCGGTGGCCGGAGTTGGAAACATCGTG ATTTCAGGTGGGACATTAATAGCATCTAACAATTTCTCAAGCAATGGTTACCTCATAGATCTATcacctacatcatcatcatcaacaaacaACAATTACAACTACGAATACATAACACTCCGCGATATAATGTTGGATTGCAATTATCGCGGAGGAGGTATTCGTGCAGCAAACGCTCTAAGAACAAGTATTGATAACTGTTACATCACACATTTCACCACAATTGGTATTTTAGTACAAGGTGGTCACGAAACCTATATTCGCAATTCGTTCTTAGGACAACATATAACCGCGGGTGGGGATCCATATGAACGTAATTTCTCAGGGACCGCAATTAGTCTAGCTGGAAATGATAATGTTGTCACTGATGTTGTTATTTTCTCGGCCGCTATAGGAATCATGGTATCGGGTCAAGCTAATGTTATTACGGGGGTACATTGTTATAATAAGGCCACCGGGTTTGGTGGGACCGGAGTTTATTTAAAGTTACCCGGTCTTACTCAAACGAGGATTGTTAATTCTTACTTTGATTACACTGGGATTGTGGCTGAAGACCCTGTACAACTTCATGTTTCGGGTTGTTTTTTCTTAGGGGACGCGTTTATTGTCTTGAAATCAATTCGAGGTGTTGCAACGGGCGTAAATATTGTGAACAATATGTTTTCGGGATCAAACAGAGGGATTGATATAGTTCAACTAGATCAAAGGAATGGTGGTTTTAACAATATCGATCAAGTTGTTGTTAACGATAACAATGTGAATGGGATGAATTTGAAGGCGACTATCGCTAAAGGGATTACACGAGGTAATGGTACGTTATGGATAGTAGATTTTAACAAAATACTTCTGTTTCCGAAACATATAAAGTTCGTGCAATATACTTTGATGACGAATGAGAGTAATGTGTTCCCGAACTATGTTCTAAGAAATATTACGAACAATAAGGTGTTTATCGAATCGAATGTAGCAGTAGATGCAAGAGTTTCGGTAACAGTGGATCAAGGTTTATCGAAGCTAAGTTAG